A single Caldanaerobius fijiensis DSM 17918 DNA region contains:
- a CDS encoding chemotaxis protein CheW: MELMNTREMSGNDDLQCVTFYLGNEMYGINMRYLQEIIRVPDVVKVPRTPSYIRGLANLRGTILTVVDCRLRLGLASSEDTDASRVIVLTAGSKKLGYVVDRVAGVITIHKDEIEKKSGSETAADFLEGIAKIEKGKKLVMLLDAEKLLNYREGEIIKEDIEVRNNNVISVVQENNKEKTKGSNEEQLQMISFKIGNEEYGIEVGSVQEIVRFSEEVSEVPNVPPYILGVISLRNKVLPIVSLRRLFHMEECSFDERSRIVVIRIDEDGISYTVGLRVDVVLEVLRIAKVSVAPVPPLLRVKDSEEISGICKLNEGSRLVYVLDPKKLFSYKLRESADILRTQEGDERVEVVDANDEEEQLVSFLVEGIECAFPIEDVREIIRPTEIIAVPKAPDFVEGVINLRGTIVPVIDLRKKFGLTQKNRDDRNRIVIVEISGRYTGLVVDSVKEVLKIKHSQIEGTPEILMDEIDQRFIRGIAKFDEYNRMIILLSVEEVLSGKEKNELMAIDEIDA; the protein is encoded by the coding sequence ATGGAACTGATGAATACGAGAGAGATGTCAGGGAATGACGATCTTCAGTGCGTTACATTTTATTTGGGCAATGAAATGTACGGTATAAATATGCGGTATCTGCAGGAGATAATAAGAGTCCCCGATGTGGTAAAAGTTCCCCGTACCCCTTCTTATATCCGCGGACTTGCTAATTTGCGTGGGACGATTCTAACGGTTGTAGACTGTAGATTGCGTTTAGGGCTTGCAAGTAGTGAGGATACCGATGCAAGTCGTGTGATCGTGCTGACGGCGGGCAGTAAAAAGCTTGGGTATGTAGTGGATCGGGTAGCAGGAGTAATAACTATCCATAAAGATGAAATAGAAAAGAAGTCTGGTTCAGAAACTGCTGCAGACTTTCTCGAGGGCATTGCAAAAATTGAAAAAGGCAAAAAATTGGTTATGCTGCTGGATGCCGAAAAACTTCTGAATTATCGCGAAGGAGAAATTATCAAGGAAGACATTGAAGTTAGAAATAACAATGTAATTAGTGTAGTTCAAGAGAATAACAAAGAGAAAACGAAGGGCTCCAACGAAGAACAACTTCAGATGATAAGCTTTAAGATAGGTAACGAAGAATACGGTATTGAGGTGGGCAGTGTTCAGGAAATTGTTCGATTTTCCGAGGAGGTCAGCGAAGTACCCAATGTGCCTCCTTATATCCTTGGCGTTATTTCCCTTCGCAATAAGGTACTACCCATTGTCAGTTTAAGGCGATTGTTTCACATGGAAGAATGTTCTTTTGATGAAAGGTCCAGGATAGTGGTTATAAGAATAGATGAAGATGGGATTTCGTATACAGTAGGGCTTAGGGTGGACGTGGTTTTAGAAGTGTTGCGGATTGCGAAAGTGTCAGTCGCCCCCGTACCGCCGCTATTGAGGGTAAAAGATAGTGAAGAAATAAGTGGTATATGTAAGTTGAACGAAGGTAGTCGCCTGGTTTATGTACTTGATCCCAAAAAACTATTTTCCTATAAGCTGAGAGAAAGTGCTGATATATTGAGGACTCAGGAGGGTGATGAGAGGGTGGAGGTTGTGGATGCAAATGACGAAGAAGAGCAGCTCGTGAGTTTTTTAGTAGAAGGTATAGAGTGTGCGTTTCCTATAGAGGATGTAAGAGAGATAATAAGGCCGACGGAGATAATCGCGGTCCCTAAAGCACCGGATTTTGTGGAGGGTGTCATAAATCTGCGTGGTACAATTGTACCAGTGATCGATCTTAGAAAAAAGTTTGGGTTGACACAAAAAAATCGGGATGACCGCAACAGGATAGTGATCGTCGAAATATCCGGAAGATATACCGGCCTTGTGGTCGATTCAGTCAAAGAGGTGCTTAAGATTAAACATTCTCAAATAGAAGGTACACCTGAGATTTTGATGGATGAGATAGACCAGAGGTTTATAAGGGGTATAGCGAAGTTTGACGAATACAATAGAATGATAATTCTGTTATCTGTAGAAGAAGTGTTGTCCGGAAAGGAAAAAAACGAACTCATGGCAATTGATGAAATAGATGCTTAA
- a CDS encoding PucR family transcriptional regulator, translating into MDKIIFDELYGIQAVDIDGEKVVYRIEELNSYLPCVNFLILYDIQLDEIRSKGEKEVSFIKQRVRDTFQNILTDQFLFIVLNNDRTLLFMGFGKNKDEEQLYKKSLEEIFKKLQDKINNVNSHLKLSAGVSSLFKKGTVFKRAYQEAYTAKEMGRKICKKEGIFFYDDLGIYKFLRIPDKEEVLQDKDICCIYEYDREHNANLIDTLEAFMDSNGRIKETARKVFAHPNTVKYRLSKIRELAGEDILRNEDKRLYYYVMVKAIKLISD; encoded by the coding sequence ATGGATAAAATTATATTTGATGAATTATATGGAATTCAAGCTGTAGATATTGATGGAGAAAAAGTCGTATACAGAATTGAAGAATTAAACTCTTATTTGCCTTGCGTAAATTTTCTCATCCTTTATGATATACAATTGGATGAAATTAGAAGCAAAGGTGAAAAAGAGGTATCTTTTATAAAACAAAGAGTACGGGACACTTTTCAAAACATCTTAACAGATCAATTTCTTTTTATCGTGTTAAACAATGATAGAACACTATTGTTTATGGGTTTTGGCAAAAATAAAGATGAGGAACAGCTGTACAAAAAATCATTAGAAGAGATATTTAAAAAATTACAAGATAAAATAAACAATGTGAATTCACATCTTAAATTGTCGGCAGGTGTCAGTTCGCTGTTTAAAAAGGGTACAGTGTTTAAAAGAGCCTATCAGGAGGCCTATACAGCAAAGGAAATGGGAAGGAAGATTTGCAAAAAGGAAGGTATATTTTTTTACGACGACCTGGGGATATACAAATTTTTGCGCATTCCCGATAAGGAAGAAGTTCTGCAGGATAAAGATATTTGCTGTATTTACGAGTATGATAGAGAGCACAACGCTAATCTTATTGATACGTTAGAAGCCTTTATGGACAGCAATGGAAGAATCAAGGAGACCGCTAGAAAGGTTTTTGCTCACCCCAATACTGTTAAATACAGGTTGAGTAAAATAAGGGAGCTCGCCGGCGAAGATATATTGAGAAATGAAGATAAAAGGCTTTACTATTATGTGATGGTAAAAGCCATCAAACTGATATCAGACTGA
- a CDS encoding response regulator, whose amino-acid sequence MLIVDDSAAVRGFHSSILRSVGFEIEEAANGYEALEKCFVKKFDLLLVDVNMPKMHGYEFVRQIREQELQEFVPVIVISTESGENDYLEAFRVGANLYLEKPVDPVCLQLSAKMLTGIR is encoded by the coding sequence GTGTTGATTGTAGACGATTCTGCCGCGGTACGTGGTTTTCATAGTTCTATACTTCGAAGTGTTGGTTTTGAAATTGAAGAGGCTGCCAATGGTTATGAGGCATTGGAAAAGTGTTTTGTCAAAAAATTTGATCTTTTATTGGTCGACGTGAATATGCCTAAGATGCATGGATATGAGTTTGTAAGACAAATAAGAGAACAGGAGCTTCAAGAGTTTGTACCCGTGATAGTTATATCTACAGAGTCAGGAGAGAATGACTATTTAGAAGCTTTTAGGGTTGGAGCAAATCTTTATCTGGAAAAACCGGTGGATCCGGTTTGTTTGCAACTTTCTGCGAAGATGCTTACAGGGATAAGGTAG
- a CDS encoding HD-GYP domain-containing protein: protein MISDLIHALFYVLLARDRPTAIHCRNVSKYAMTIGSVLGLDSKDMKELYVAALLHDCGKVGLPDKLLKTSRKYTRWEKQMVQQHVVIGKNLLMSLGFSKEIIYSVYYHHERYDGMGYTEGLKGEKIPLFSRIIAIADTFDALISKRPYRNPLSIQQALNILKEAKGQFDPKLLDCFLKYMDKSYVDIKEDI from the coding sequence GTGATATCTGACCTTATTCATGCCCTATTTTATGTGCTGCTAGCAAGAGATAGACCTACGGCCATTCATTGTAGGAATGTGTCAAAGTATGCTATGACGATAGGTAGTGTATTAGGTTTAGATTCAAAAGATATGAAAGAACTTTATGTAGCTGCTCTGCTACACGACTGCGGCAAGGTTGGTTTACCGGATAAGCTTTTAAAGACGTCAAGAAAATACACGCGTTGGGAAAAACAGATGGTACAACAACACGTGGTGATAGGCAAAAATTTATTGATGAGCCTGGGATTTTCAAAGGAGATAATTTACAGTGTTTATTATCACCACGAAAGATACGATGGAATGGGGTACACGGAAGGATTAAAGGGTGAAAAAATACCGCTCTTCAGCAGGATAATAGCTATTGCGGATACATTTGATGCGCTTATCAGCAAAAGGCCTTATCGAAACCCATTATCCATTCAACAAGCTCTCAATATATTGAAAGAAGCAAAAGGGCAGTTTGATCCAAAGTTGTTGGATTGTTTTTTGAAATATATGGATAAGTCCTATGTTGACATAAAGGAAGATATTTGA
- a CDS encoding CheR family methyltransferase has protein sequence MTAEEFIKLRDFIYRKTGIYFEEQKMYYVKNRVESRIEATGHENFRSYFAWLRFDVTGQELQELLNALTINETYFFREYYQLKCFAEEALPEILDRKRKENMHKIRIWSAGCSTGEEPYTLAIIMEEMLENVNDIEWEIYATDINTDVLKEAERGLYSKRSVRLVPEEYKNRYLYERGEFYEVAPQLKKKITFFQLNLMDGAAMRKMRDFDVIFCRNVLIYFDDASRRQVAIYFYEALVEGGYIFLGHSESMSRITPIFKLRKFKNAFVYQK, from the coding sequence GTGACTGCGGAAGAATTCATAAAGTTGAGAGATTTTATCTACCGAAAGACAGGAATATACTTTGAGGAACAAAAAATGTATTACGTCAAAAACAGGGTAGAAAGCCGCATTGAGGCTACCGGACATGAGAATTTCAGGAGCTATTTCGCATGGTTACGGTTTGATGTAACAGGACAAGAATTACAGGAACTCCTTAATGCTTTGACGATTAATGAAACTTACTTTTTTCGGGAATATTATCAACTAAAATGCTTTGCGGAAGAGGCTTTGCCTGAAATTTTGGATAGAAAGCGCAAAGAAAATATGCACAAGATTCGAATTTGGTCTGCTGGTTGTTCTACAGGCGAAGAACCATATACACTTGCAATAATAATGGAAGAAATGCTTGAAAACGTAAATGACATAGAATGGGAGATCTATGCAACGGATATAAATACAGATGTCCTAAAAGAGGCCGAGAGGGGTTTGTATTCGAAAAGGTCTGTTAGACTTGTACCTGAAGAGTACAAAAATCGCTATTTGTATGAACGAGGAGAATTTTATGAGGTGGCGCCGCAACTTAAAAAGAAGATCACGTTTTTCCAGTTAAATTTAATGGATGGAGCGGCCATGCGAAAAATGAGGGATTTTGATGTGATTTTTTGCAGGAATGTACTCATTTATTTTGATGATGCATCGCGAAGGCAGGTAGCTATTTATTTTTATGAAGCTCTTGTAGAAGGCGGTTATATATTTTTAGGTCATTCGGAATCTATGAGCCGCATTACGCCAATATTTAAACTGCGAAAATTTAAAAATGCCTTTGTGTACCAGAAATGA
- a CDS encoding chemotaxis protein CheA encodes MMNEDNEFIENAKKLLDNIGFLVLALENVDEKDKAAEQILSKLNGLLQLCRSHDFDRLSSFIESLMKLIGKMVSDGKIISTDISDFLLDSFEIIISLIEKTEKEGLEILKTPELEEFEGRIAGFLSEMDKMLQVPVIHTDDMLRTISKDRKRFLRELVQKGESVYEVALQVTGANAVEIDVSDIFDKLKEIGEVVHIAADTRKLPSLQDFDPSVPYISLTFVVVSDESAQEIEDTLYEVVGIDNDAKVLVSPIFPDAIEELTEYKGASFAAVSVGENKVQEVMDMIISQQEDFYKIAETSEDRRWRGNMVINVLQRIAEYMGWVTKGDRLVEIVKANKVKLPEKFAALMSLVIGSSKEVQKSEPEEKRVDVVKPIIEKREEKILHQDRGNISINTVNNKGISEIETAKTLKVDQSKIDELMNLIGELIVANNGLSFIIRKIEMEYGSTDVTKELKDRQVLLKRIGNDLQDIVMSLRLLPVRYIFDRFPRMIREISRKLGKKVRLVTEGEETQIDKNIVTALYDPMLHIIRNAIDHGIEKPEERLKMGKSEEGLLVLKAQKIGDKVVVEVRDDGRGIDPDVVKAKAVQRGFISAEKVATMDEDAALELLFIPGFSTSDDVTELSGRGVGMDVIRDTVKKLGGNVRLVSKVGKGTSVFMELPVTMVTSRVLLVILNGRYYALPLESVGELVKIKAEDIRKMKGKEVVVLRQEVMPLLRLREFMGFQNGGEEGLDTEYSLVVLNSGMALVVDEFIGEQEIIVRPLPEELSSAYFLGAAILGDGNIVLVLNPEELAGGI; translated from the coding sequence ATGATGAATGAAGATAATGAATTTATAGAAAATGCAAAGAAACTGCTCGACAATATAGGTTTTTTAGTACTTGCGCTGGAGAATGTGGATGAAAAAGATAAGGCGGCTGAACAGATTTTAAGTAAATTGAATGGGTTGTTGCAGTTATGTAGATCCCATGACTTTGATAGACTGAGTTCTTTTATAGAAAGTTTAATGAAGTTAATTGGAAAAATGGTTTCGGATGGAAAGATTATTAGTACTGATATAAGCGATTTTTTGCTGGATTCCTTTGAGATTATAATAAGTTTGATCGAAAAAACGGAAAAAGAAGGGCTTGAAATATTAAAAACACCGGAACTAGAAGAATTTGAAGGTAGAATAGCCGGGTTCTTGAGTGAGATGGATAAAATGCTTCAAGTGCCTGTAATCCATACGGATGATATGTTGCGCACCATTTCAAAAGATAGAAAAAGATTTTTAAGGGAATTGGTACAAAAAGGCGAAAGTGTATATGAGGTAGCATTGCAGGTGACTGGTGCCAACGCTGTAGAGATTGATGTATCTGATATTTTTGATAAATTAAAAGAGATTGGAGAGGTTGTACACATCGCTGCTGATACCAGAAAATTGCCTTCGCTTCAGGATTTTGATCCTTCTGTTCCTTATATATCATTGACCTTTGTGGTGGTATCTGATGAGAGCGCTCAAGAAATAGAAGATACGCTCTATGAAGTAGTGGGAATTGATAATGACGCAAAGGTACTTGTATCACCAATATTTCCTGATGCAATTGAGGAACTTACAGAATATAAAGGTGCTTCTTTTGCGGCTGTTTCGGTTGGAGAAAATAAGGTACAAGAAGTGATGGACATGATTATTTCACAGCAGGAAGACTTCTACAAGATTGCAGAGACATCAGAAGATCGACGCTGGAGGGGGAACATGGTTATAAACGTGCTCCAAAGGATAGCAGAATACATGGGGTGGGTCACAAAAGGAGACAGATTAGTTGAAATAGTTAAAGCGAATAAGGTCAAATTGCCAGAGAAATTTGCAGCGCTTATGAGTTTGGTAATCGGTAGCAGCAAAGAAGTACAAAAGAGTGAACCTGAAGAAAAGAGGGTTGATGTAGTAAAGCCTATAATCGAAAAAAGAGAAGAAAAGATTTTGCATCAGGATAGAGGAAACATTTCTATAAATACGGTGAACAATAAAGGAATTTCGGAAATCGAAACTGCGAAGACGTTGAAAGTGGATCAGAGTAAAATCGATGAACTTATGAATTTAATAGGAGAGTTGATTGTGGCTAACAATGGGCTTTCGTTTATTATAAGAAAGATTGAAATGGAATATGGATCCACAGATGTGACAAAGGAATTAAAAGATCGACAGGTGTTGTTAAAGAGAATAGGGAATGATCTGCAGGACATAGTAATGAGCTTGCGCCTTCTTCCCGTGCGCTATATATTTGACCGTTTTCCAAGGATGATTCGCGAGATCAGCAGAAAACTGGGCAAAAAAGTGCGCCTTGTTACCGAGGGCGAGGAAACACAGATAGACAAGAATATTGTAACGGCTCTTTACGATCCAATGCTGCACATTATAAGAAATGCCATTGATCACGGTATTGAAAAGCCCGAAGAACGGTTAAAAATGGGCAAATCTGAAGAAGGCTTGTTGGTCTTAAAGGCCCAGAAGATAGGAGATAAGGTTGTTGTTGAGGTCAGAGACGATGGTCGCGGCATTGATCCTGATGTAGTAAAGGCAAAGGCGGTTCAAAGGGGTTTTATATCTGCTGAAAAGGTAGCAACAATGGATGAAGACGCAGCTCTGGAGCTTTTGTTTATACCCGGCTTTAGTACTTCAGATGATGTGACAGAGTTATCTGGCAGAGGAGTAGGAATGGATGTGATCCGGGATACAGTCAAGAAATTGGGTGGCAATGTGCGTTTGGTAAGCAAGGTAGGCAAAGGCACTTCGGTGTTTATGGAATTGCCTGTGACAATGGTAACATCCCGGGTACTGTTGGTTATTTTAAATGGGCGCTATTATGCCTTACCGCTTGAAAGTGTAGGAGAGTTAGTGAAAATAAAAGCTGAGGATATACGAAAGATGAAAGGAAAAGAAGTAGTAGTGTTGAGACAGGAAGTAATGCCGCTTTTGAGATTA
- a CDS encoding methyl-accepting chemotaxis protein produces the protein MNEKISKTLAPLSGENTNTAAYGVDKKQIEMQRKKARTFAKRQQAAERIATATEELSSGVEEASGAIEELRSSMEQIASGAEEASRAIQESLTAIEQVTKGSQRASENVQKAVDRAEAIQVLVKKAAEDIERLIEGVNKASAKNEESARLIAQLEKQAENIGDIIKTVGGIADQTNLLALNAAIEAARAGDYGRGFAVVADEVRVLAETSEKAANDIREVVNQIQQEVKIVVDAINEAAAKARSQVEKGKIISEGLVSVLNTMNEVVKGGVLINDLSKQSLQAVQEFQKGAEMIANGAEEQAKATQESLRAIEQQARALTDISQSAAELADMAEDLKTSTDTQKSAESFAAAAEELSAAIEELNKSADQIMVALSQISKGAEQQASAAEESSSAVAQVERGMKVIGEQAQIVLDRVRELAGLLETNKNNVEQLIAGIVDAVNENKLNVEKIKALESMAKQINKIVDTIVTVGIQTNMLAVSGAIEAARAGEHGKGFAVVASDIRNLAQDSANNAEQIKELVRSIQEQIGMVLVDAEAIGDSTAGEVEKAKNTSKDLEQIEKDMEEMVKGAEEIAEEANQSISAIGQVRKGVDQIASAAEEASRAAQEAAAAGKQQAEGVRELARAIEDIAALADEMQQL, from the coding sequence ATGAATGAAAAAATTTCTAAAACTCTTGCTCCATTGAGTGGGGAAAACACAAATACGGCCGCGTACGGCGTAGATAAAAAACAGATTGAAATGCAAAGAAAGAAGGCTCGTACCTTTGCAAAAAGGCAGCAAGCAGCAGAACGGATTGCCACAGCGACGGAAGAGCTATCATCTGGAGTTGAAGAAGCATCAGGGGCCATTGAAGAGTTAAGATCTTCTATGGAGCAAATCGCTAGCGGCGCAGAGGAAGCGAGCAGAGCGATACAGGAGTCGCTTACAGCAATTGAACAGGTAACTAAAGGGTCACAGCGAGCATCAGAAAATGTTCAGAAAGCAGTGGATAGAGCTGAAGCTATTCAGGTGCTGGTAAAAAAAGCTGCTGAAGATATAGAAAGGCTTATAGAAGGTGTAAATAAGGCATCAGCTAAAAACGAAGAATCGGCAAGGCTTATAGCACAGCTGGAAAAGCAAGCGGAAAATATAGGAGATATAATCAAGACAGTTGGAGGAATAGCAGATCAAACGAATTTATTGGCATTAAATGCAGCTATAGAAGCAGCGAGGGCCGGAGATTATGGCAGAGGATTTGCTGTAGTGGCCGATGAAGTACGAGTGCTTGCTGAAACTTCAGAAAAGGCAGCCAACGATATAAGAGAAGTAGTAAATCAAATTCAGCAGGAAGTTAAGATAGTAGTAGATGCCATCAATGAGGCAGCAGCTAAAGCTCGTTCACAGGTAGAAAAAGGGAAAATTATAAGTGAAGGACTTGTTTCTGTTCTCAATACGATGAATGAAGTGGTAAAAGGAGGGGTTTTGATAAATGACCTCAGCAAACAATCGCTTCAAGCGGTACAGGAGTTCCAAAAAGGAGCAGAAATGATAGCAAATGGTGCTGAAGAACAGGCTAAAGCCACTCAGGAATCGCTTCGGGCAATAGAGCAACAAGCCAGAGCACTCACTGATATAAGTCAAAGCGCTGCTGAACTGGCCGATATGGCAGAAGATTTAAAAACGTCTACTGATACGCAAAAATCGGCTGAAAGTTTTGCAGCTGCGGCAGAAGAGCTTTCTGCTGCCATAGAAGAATTGAATAAATCAGCAGATCAGATAATGGTGGCACTTTCTCAGATATCCAAAGGTGCTGAACAACAGGCCAGTGCAGCTGAAGAGTCTTCTAGCGCTGTAGCTCAGGTAGAACGCGGCATGAAAGTGATTGGCGAGCAGGCTCAGATAGTTTTGGATCGGGTAAGGGAACTGGCAGGACTGCTTGAGACCAATAAGAACAATGTAGAACAGCTTATTGCTGGTATTGTAGACGCTGTAAATGAGAACAAGCTAAATGTAGAAAAAATAAAAGCACTGGAGTCTATGGCTAAGCAAATTAATAAAATTGTGGATACTATTGTAACAGTTGGTATCCAGACAAATATGCTTGCTGTAAGTGGAGCGATAGAGGCAGCCAGGGCAGGGGAGCACGGTAAAGGGTTTGCGGTTGTCGCATCGGATATAAGGAATCTGGCACAGGATAGTGCTAATAATGCAGAACAAATTAAAGAACTAGTAAGGTCTATACAAGAGCAGATAGGGATGGTGCTTGTAGATGCAGAGGCAATAGGTGATTCTACTGCTGGAGAGGTAGAAAAAGCGAAAAACACTTCAAAAGATCTGGAGCAGATAGAAAAAGATATGGAGGAAATGGTGAAAGGTGCTGAGGAAATTGCAGAAGAGGCCAATCAGAGCATATCGGCTATAGGTCAAGTAAGAAAAGGGGTAGATCAGATCGCCTCTGCTGCCGAGGAGGCATCAAGGGCCGCACAGGAAGCTGCCGCAGCTGGCAAGCAACAGGCAGAGGGTGTAAGGGAGCTAGCAAGGGCTATCGAGGACATCGCAGCACTAGCCGATGAAATGCAACAGCTTTGA
- a CDS encoding HEAT repeat domain-containing protein: MQELRISQLIDLMKSGRNENERIAASLDLGDFKSKNVIEALIEQLRVETSRAVQEAIVSSLIKIGNEDVAEAVAELLESDDAYLRNVGVEVLATIGNSALEVLEKMIMHSDKDVRQQVVNAIGEGQLKEAVMILRRVIEEDEEENVVAAAIEYLGEIGGGEEDRKAILQALNRFSSPFFQYAAEVALKKLGGSK, encoded by the coding sequence ATGCAAGAGCTTCGTATTAGCCAATTAATTGATTTGATGAAAAGCGGTAGAAATGAAAATGAACGCATTGCAGCATCACTTGACCTGGGGGATTTTAAAAGTAAAAATGTCATAGAAGCTCTTATTGAGCAGCTTCGGGTGGAGACCAGCAGGGCGGTACAGGAGGCGATAGTCAGTTCGCTTATAAAAATAGGGAATGAGGATGTGGCAGAAGCCGTTGCAGAGCTTTTAGAAAGCGATGATGCTTACCTTAGAAATGTAGGAGTAGAAGTATTGGCAACTATAGGAAATTCGGCACTGGAAGTTCTTGAAAAAATGATTATGCATTCTGACAAAGATGTTCGACAACAGGTAGTTAATGCTATAGGAGAAGGTCAATTGAAAGAAGCAGTTATGATTTTAAGAAGAGTTATAGAAGAGGATGAAGAAGAAAATGTGGTGGCAGCAGCAATTGAATACCTAGGTGAGATCGGCGGCGGTGAGGAGGACAGGAAAGCAATATTGCAGGCTTTAAATCGCTTTTCCAGTCCATTTTTTCAATATGCCGCAGAAGTTGCGTTAAAAAAATTGGGAGGATCGAAATGA
- a CDS encoding protein-glutamate methylesterase/protein-glutamine glutaminase produces MEKKIRVLVVDDSAFMRRCLRDILEHEEDIEVIDTARDGNEAVKKAVALRPDVITLDINMPGMDGLTALQYIMSLAPCPVIIISSLSTEGALTTFEALELGAVDFVAKPGGTVSLGIKQLADEIVSKVRIAALSNRKLISSSRGFKRPVSSKMHDTAGEISKNRAFRKQIVVVIGVSTGGPKTLMEILPRLPSDFPAAVLVVQHMPPGFTQSFAQRLDQSCGLKVKEAEDKTIVEPGTIIVAKGGWHLLVERDSKSSELVTKLTQEPQEALYKPSVSVTMKSVLENVDGRNIIGVLLTGMGDDGADMMVEIRRRGGLTIAESQETAIVYGMPRAAKERGGAEIVAPAYKISDILSKKVNEYARASY; encoded by the coding sequence ATGGAGAAAAAAATTCGCGTGTTGGTGGTAGACGACTCTGCTTTTATGCGAAGATGCCTGAGAGATATACTTGAACATGAGGAAGACATAGAGGTAATTGATACTGCCCGTGATGGCAACGAAGCGGTAAAAAAGGCAGTCGCTCTTCGCCCTGATGTAATCACCCTTGATATAAATATGCCAGGCATGGATGGGCTTACGGCATTGCAGTACATCATGTCCCTTGCGCCATGTCCTGTTATAATCATTTCTTCTCTCTCTACAGAAGGAGCTTTGACCACTTTTGAAGCCCTTGAGCTGGGAGCCGTTGACTTTGTAGCAAAACCAGGCGGTACAGTTTCATTGGGAATAAAACAACTGGCCGATGAGATCGTGTCAAAAGTGAGGATAGCTGCTTTGTCAAATAGGAAATTGATAAGTTCTTCAAGAGGCTTTAAAAGGCCTGTCAGCAGTAAGATGCATGATACAGCTGGTGAAATAAGCAAGAATAGAGCTTTCAGAAAGCAAATTGTGGTGGTAATCGGAGTTTCAACAGGTGGGCCTAAAACGTTGATGGAAATTTTGCCACGTCTTCCTTCGGATTTTCCGGCGGCTGTGCTGGTAGTTCAGCATATGCCGCCAGGTTTTACACAATCTTTTGCTCAACGCTTGGATCAAAGCTGTGGTTTAAAGGTAAAAGAGGCGGAGGATAAAACCATCGTAGAGCCGGGAACGATTATTGTGGCAAAAGGCGGATGGCACCTCCTAGTGGAGCGAGATTCAAAAAGCTCCGAGCTTGTTACTAAATTAACACAAGAACCCCAAGAGGCACTTTATAAGCCTTCTGTTAGTGTGACTATGAAATCAGTGCTTGAAAACGTCGATGGTCGCAATATCATAGGTGTATTGTTGACAGGTATGGGTGACGATGGAGCGGATATGATGGTTGAAATAAGGAGACGGGGTGGGTTGACCATTGCGGAGTCACAAGAGACTGCAATAGTTTATGGTATGCCAAGAGCAGCAAAGGAGCGCGGTGGAGCAGAGATAGTTGCACCAGCGTATAAGATCAGTGATATTTTGTCAAAGAAGGTGAATGAGTATGCAAGAGCTTCGTATTAG